One segment of Streptomyces sp. NBC_01463 DNA contains the following:
- a CDS encoding pyruvate carboxylase, whose amino-acid sequence MFEKVLVANRGEIAIRAFRAAFELGISTVAVYPHEDRNSLHRAKADEAYRIGEQGHPVRAYLSVDEVIKAARKAGADAVYPGYGFLSENPDLAAACSEAGITFVGPPASVLNLTGNKSRAVAAAREAGVPVLKSSEPSEDVDALVAASGDIGFPVFVKAVAGGGGRGMRRVAEPGELREAIDAAMREARSAFGDATVFLEQAVINPRHIEVQILADAAGNVVHLYERDCSLQRRHQKVVEIAPAPNLDPALRDRICADAVAFARHIGYVNAGTVEFLVDERGNHVFIEMNPRIQVEHTVTEQVTGRDLVIAQLRIAAGMTLPELHLTQDDITLNGTAMQCRITTEDPANGFRPDTGTISAYRSPGGPGVRLDGGTVHTGAEVSAHFDSMLVKLTCHGHDFGNAARRARRAIAEFRIRGVATNLPFLGAVLDQPDFRAGRITTSFIEEHPELIRARPSADRGSRMLGYLAETTVNRPYGPRPSVIDPADKLPVLPTGTPPAGSRQRLAALGPEAFAAELRAQSAVAVTDTTFRDAHQSLLATRVRTRDLLAVAPHVARTAPQLLSLECWGGATYDVALRFLAEDPWERLVKIREAVPNICTQMLLRGRNTVGYTPYPTEVTEAFVAEAASAGMDIFRIFDALNDVSQMRPAIDAVRATGTSVAEVALCYTADLSDPGETLYTLDYYLRLAEEIVDAGAHVLAIKDMAGLLRPPAARTLVTALRERFDLPVHLHTHDTAGGQLGTLIAAIDAGVDAVDAAVASMAGTTSQPPLSALVAATDHTERATGLSLQAVGDLEPYWEATRKVYAPFESGLASPTGRIYHHEIPGGQLSNLRQQAIALGLGDRFELIEDCYAAADRMLGRLVKVTPSSKVVGDLALHLVGAGVEAADFESDPGKFDVPDSVIGFLRGELGDPPGGWPEPFRTRALQGRPEKAQAPQLSDEDLQGLRESPRATLNRLLFPGPTKEFNAHREAYGDTSVLPTQDFLYGLETETEHTVTLDPGVTLLIELEAISEADERGFRSVLATLNGQLRPVSVRDRSVATDVKAAEKADRGNQGHVAAPFAGVVTLQVEEGASVSAGQTVATIEAMKMEASITAQSAGVVRRLAIGRVQQVEAGDLLIETA is encoded by the coding sequence ATGTTCGAAAAGGTATTGGTCGCCAACCGCGGGGAGATCGCGATCCGCGCGTTTCGTGCGGCGTTCGAGCTCGGAATCTCCACCGTGGCCGTGTATCCGCACGAGGACCGCAACTCCCTGCACCGGGCCAAGGCCGACGAGGCCTACCGGATCGGGGAGCAGGGGCATCCCGTGCGGGCCTATCTCTCCGTGGACGAGGTGATCAAGGCCGCCCGCAAGGCGGGCGCGGACGCCGTCTACCCGGGGTACGGATTCCTGTCGGAGAACCCGGACCTCGCGGCCGCGTGCTCCGAGGCCGGGATCACGTTCGTGGGGCCGCCGGCCTCGGTGCTGAACCTGACGGGGAACAAGTCCCGGGCGGTCGCGGCCGCCCGGGAGGCCGGTGTTCCGGTGCTGAAGTCGTCCGAGCCGTCGGAGGACGTCGACGCGCTCGTCGCCGCCTCGGGTGACATCGGCTTCCCGGTCTTCGTGAAGGCGGTCGCCGGTGGCGGCGGGCGCGGGATGCGCCGGGTCGCGGAGCCGGGTGAGCTGCGCGAGGCGATCGACGCGGCGATGCGCGAGGCCAGGTCCGCGTTCGGTGACGCGACGGTCTTCCTGGAGCAGGCGGTGATCAATCCCCGCCACATCGAGGTGCAGATCCTCGCGGACGCGGCGGGCAACGTCGTGCATCTGTACGAGCGGGACTGCTCCTTGCAGCGCCGCCACCAGAAGGTCGTCGAGATCGCGCCCGCCCCGAACCTCGACCCGGCCCTGCGGGACCGGATCTGCGCCGACGCCGTCGCGTTCGCGCGGCACATCGGCTACGTGAACGCGGGCACCGTCGAATTCCTCGTCGACGAGCGCGGCAACCACGTCTTCATCGAGATGAACCCGCGCATCCAGGTCGAGCACACGGTGACCGAGCAGGTCACCGGGCGCGATCTGGTGATCGCGCAGCTGCGCATCGCCGCCGGTATGACGCTGCCCGAACTGCACCTCACCCAGGACGACATCACCCTCAACGGCACCGCGATGCAGTGCCGCATCACGACGGAGGACCCGGCCAACGGCTTCCGGCCGGACACCGGCACCATCTCCGCCTACCGCTCCCCCGGCGGGCCCGGCGTCCGGCTGGACGGCGGCACGGTCCACACCGGCGCCGAGGTGTCCGCCCACTTCGACTCGATGCTGGTCAAACTGACCTGTCACGGGCACGACTTCGGCAACGCGGCCCGCCGGGCACGCCGGGCCATCGCGGAGTTCCGCATCCGCGGTGTGGCGACCAACCTGCCCTTCCTGGGCGCGGTGCTGGACCAGCCGGACTTCCGGGCCGGGCGCATCACGACGAGCTTCATCGAGGAGCACCCGGAGCTGATCCGGGCCCGCCCGTCGGCCGACCGCGGCAGCCGCATGCTCGGCTATCTCGCCGAGACGACCGTCAACCGGCCGTACGGGCCCCGGCCTTCCGTGATCGACCCGGCGGACAAGCTGCCCGTTCTTCCGACCGGCACCCCGCCGGCCGGCTCGCGGCAGCGCCTCGCCGCTCTCGGTCCGGAGGCCTTCGCCGCCGAGCTGCGCGCCCAGTCGGCGGTCGCCGTGACCGACACGACGTTCCGCGACGCCCACCAGTCGCTGCTGGCCACCCGCGTACGGACCCGTGACCTGCTGGCCGTCGCACCGCACGTGGCCCGGACCGCACCGCAGCTGCTGAGCCTCGAATGCTGGGGAGGCGCCACCTACGACGTGGCGCTGCGCTTCCTCGCCGAGGACCCGTGGGAGCGGCTGGTGAAGATCCGGGAGGCCGTGCCCAACATCTGCACCCAGATGCTGCTGCGCGGCCGCAACACGGTCGGCTACACGCCCTACCCCACCGAGGTCACGGAGGCGTTCGTCGCCGAGGCCGCGAGCGCGGGGATGGACATCTTCCGGATCTTCGACGCCCTCAACGACGTGTCCCAGATGCGCCCGGCCATCGACGCGGTGCGTGCCACCGGGACCTCGGTCGCCGAGGTCGCGCTCTGCTACACCGCCGACCTGTCGGATCCCGGCGAGACCCTGTACACGCTGGACTACTACCTGCGTCTGGCCGAGGAGATCGTGGATGCGGGCGCCCACGTGCTCGCGATCAAGGACATGGCCGGGCTGCTGCGGCCGCCGGCCGCCCGTACGCTCGTCACGGCGCTCCGCGAGCGCTTCGACCTGCCGGTGCACCTGCACACCCACGACACGGCGGGCGGACAGCTCGGCACGCTGATCGCCGCGATCGACGCGGGAGTGGACGCGGTGGACGCGGCGGTCGCGTCCATGGCCGGCACCACCAGCCAGCCCCCTCTGTCGGCGCTGGTGGCGGCAACCGACCACACGGAGCGTGCGACCGGTCTCTCCCTCCAGGCGGTCGGTGACCTGGAGCCGTACTGGGAGGCGACCCGCAAGGTCTACGCCCCCTTCGAGTCCGGTCTCGCCTCGCCCACCGGCCGGATCTACCACCACGAGATCCCCGGCGGGCAGCTGTCCAACCTGCGCCAGCAGGCCATCGCGCTCGGCCTCGGCGACCGGTTCGAGCTCATCGAGGACTGTTACGCCGCGGCGGACCGCATGCTGGGCCGGCTGGTGAAGGTGACGCCGTCGTCGAAGGTCGTCGGCGACCTGGCGCTGCATCTGGTGGGTGCGGGTGTCGAGGCGGCGGACTTCGAGTCGGACCCGGGCAAGTTCGACGTACCGGATTCCGTGATCGGGTTCCTCCGCGGTGAGCTGGGCGACCCGCCCGGTGGCTGGCCGGAGCCGTTCCGTACGCGTGCGCTGCAGGGCCGTCCGGAGAAGGCGCAGGCGCCGCAGCTGTCGGACGAGGACCTCCAGGGTCTGCGGGAGTCGCCGCGCGCGACCCTGAACCGGCTTCTGTTCCCCGGCCCGACCAAGGAGTTCAACGCCCACCGGGAGGCGTACGGCGACACGTCCGTGCTGCCGACGCAGGACTTCCTGTACGGCCTGGAGACGGAGACCGAGCACACGGTCACGCTCGACCCGGGTGTCACCCTGCTGATCGAGCTGGAGGCGATCTCCGAGGCCGACGAGCGCGGCTTCCGCAGCGTACTGGCGACCCTCAACGGGCAGTTGCGGCCGGTGTCGGTTCGGGACAGGTCCGTCGCCACGGACGTCAAGGCGGCCGAGAAGGCGGACCGAGGCAATCAGGGCCATGTGGCCGCGCCGTTCGCCGGTGTCGTGACGCTTCAGGTGGAGGAGGGCGCGTCGGTCTCGGCCGGTCAGACGGTCGCCACCATCGAGGCGATGAAGATGGAGGCGTCGATCACCGCCCAGTCCGCGGGCGTGGTGCGGCGGCTCGCGATCGGCAGGGTACAGCAGGTCGAAGCGGGTGATCTGCTCATCGAGACCGCCTGA
- a CDS encoding methyltransferase, whose product MDGTGSGDEGERVMRAWRTIGPLMDLVTPMALRVAATLRLADLIADGAGQGGELARRSGTDPDALGRMMRHLVCHGVFTEPEPGRFGLNGTAELLRSEHPAELRLSLDLDGFGGTMDLAFTGLLHTVRTGEPAWETVFGAPFWPYLAAHPRMGASFDATMSAGAALVRDAAGGYDWSAARHVTDVGGGRGALLAELLDTHPGLRATLLDLPDTAARGREFLAARGLADRCEAVGQSFFDPLPAGSDVYVLNKVVHDWDDDRARALLRRCAEAAGERGRVVVIEAHGTSGADPAQFAEMDLRMLVFAGGRERGIDEYEALASAAGLRVDDVRTTPLDHVILDCAPRAASSAP is encoded by the coding sequence ATGGACGGGACGGGATCCGGCGACGAGGGCGAGCGCGTCATGCGCGCCTGGCGGACCATCGGACCGCTGATGGACCTCGTCACCCCCATGGCCCTGCGGGTGGCCGCCACGCTGCGCCTGGCCGACCTGATCGCCGACGGTGCGGGGCAGGGCGGCGAACTCGCCCGCCGCTCCGGCACCGATCCGGACGCGCTCGGCCGGATGATGCGGCACCTGGTGTGCCACGGCGTCTTCACCGAGCCGGAACCGGGCCGCTTCGGGCTCAACGGGACCGCGGAACTGCTGCGTTCGGAGCACCCGGCGGAACTGCGGCTCTCGCTCGACCTCGACGGCTTCGGCGGCACGATGGATCTGGCGTTCACCGGCCTGCTGCACACCGTCCGCACGGGGGAGCCCGCCTGGGAGACGGTCTTCGGCGCCCCGTTCTGGCCCTACCTGGCGGCCCATCCGCGGATGGGCGCCTCCTTCGACGCCACCATGTCCGCCGGCGCCGCGCTGGTGAGGGATGCGGCGGGAGGCTACGACTGGTCCGCGGCCCGGCATGTGACCGACGTCGGCGGGGGACGCGGCGCCCTGCTCGCCGAGTTGCTCGACACCCACCCGGGGCTGCGGGCCACCCTGCTCGACCTGCCGGACACCGCCGCCCGCGGCCGGGAGTTCCTCGCCGCGCGCGGCCTGGCGGACCGGTGCGAGGCCGTCGGGCAGAGCTTCTTCGACCCGCTGCCCGCCGGGTCCGACGTCTACGTACTCAACAAGGTGGTGCACGACTGGGACGACGACCGGGCACGCGCCCTCCTGCGCCGATGCGCGGAGGCGGCAGGCGAGCGCGGCCGGGTCGTCGTCATCGAGGCGCATGGCACCTCCGGCGCGGACCCGGCGCAGTTCGCGGAGATGGACCTGCGCATGCTGGTCTTCGCGGGCGGCCGTGAGCGCGGCATCGACGAGTACGAGGCTCTGGCGTCGGCCGCCGGGCTGCGGGTCGACGACGTCCGCACGACCCCGCTGGACCACGTGATCCTGGACTGCGCCCCGCGCGCGGCGTCCTCCGCCCCGTGA
- a CDS encoding TetR/AcrR family transcriptional regulator, with protein MSPRSQITDGARADGSGSAEPGPRQPRQRVIEAAADLLAREGRDAVTTRAVAVAAGLQPPAIYRLFGDKDGLLEAVAEHGFATFLAAKHVDPDPRDPIEDLRDGWNLAVEFGLDNPALYTLMYSEPVGSQSPAFKAGMDVLMGRVRRLAAGGWLRVDEELAAMIIHATARGAVLTWLSMPEDRRDPALLTSLRESMVAAVTNEEPAVQHAGPAGAARALRATLPEQTALSASEQQLLKEWLDRLASDG; from the coding sequence ATGTCACCACGCTCACAGATCACGGACGGGGCCCGAGCCGATGGGTCCGGCAGCGCGGAGCCGGGTCCCCGGCAGCCGCGGCAGCGCGTCATCGAGGCCGCGGCAGACCTGCTGGCCCGTGAGGGCCGCGACGCGGTCACCACCCGGGCGGTCGCGGTCGCCGCGGGGCTCCAGCCGCCCGCCATCTACCGGCTGTTCGGCGACAAGGACGGGCTGCTCGAAGCGGTGGCCGAGCACGGCTTCGCCACGTTTCTCGCGGCGAAGCACGTCGACCCCGATCCGCGGGACCCCATCGAGGACCTGCGGGACGGCTGGAATCTGGCGGTCGAGTTCGGTCTGGACAACCCCGCCCTGTACACGCTGATGTACAGCGAGCCCGTGGGGTCCCAGTCGCCGGCCTTCAAGGCCGGCATGGATGTACTGATGGGCCGGGTCCGACGCCTGGCCGCCGGGGGCTGGCTCCGTGTGGACGAGGAGCTCGCGGCCATGATCATCCACGCCACGGCACGCGGCGCCGTGCTCACCTGGCTGTCGATGCCCGAGGACCGGCGCGATCCGGCGCTCCTGACCTCGCTGCGGGAGTCCATGGTCGCCGCCGTGACCAACGAGGAACCGGCAGTACAGCACGCGGGCCCGGCCGGTGCCGCGCGCGCCCTGCGCGCCACGCTGCCCGAACAGACGGCTCTCAGCGCCTCGGAACAGCAGCTCCTGAAGGAGTGGCTGGACCGCCTCGCCTCAGACGGCTGA
- a CDS encoding NAD(P)H-binding protein, producing MIIVTGATGQLGGQIVERLLARMPAERVGVSVRDPQKAQALADRGVRVRRGSFSEAGGLVDAFEGASQVLIVSVDAMGEEAVRQHRAAIDGAVAAGARRILYTSHMGADAASHFQACRDHAATEQALSDSGVPYTSLRNGFYASSAVQFLGHGMDSGQVVLPADGPVSWTAHADLAEAAAVILADEGRFEGPTPPLTAAQALTFADLADLATAVTGRTITRTTAPDARFRDELVGNGVPADAADQLLGIFAAARAGEFSAVDPTLAALIGREPTGFAEVLRKHLTADGVR from the coding sequence ATGATCATCGTTACCGGAGCCACCGGACAGCTCGGGGGTCAGATCGTCGAGCGGCTGTTGGCCCGTATGCCGGCGGAGCGGGTCGGTGTCAGCGTCCGCGACCCGCAGAAGGCGCAGGCGCTCGCCGACCGTGGCGTGCGGGTGCGACGCGGCAGCTTCAGCGAGGCCGGGGGACTCGTCGATGCCTTCGAAGGCGCCTCCCAGGTCCTCATCGTGTCCGTCGACGCGATGGGTGAGGAGGCCGTACGGCAGCACCGGGCCGCGATCGACGGAGCCGTCGCCGCGGGTGCCCGCCGCATCCTGTACACCAGCCACATGGGCGCCGACGCCGCTTCGCACTTCCAGGCCTGCCGCGATCATGCGGCCACCGAACAGGCACTGAGTGATTCCGGCGTGCCGTACACCTCGCTGCGCAACGGCTTCTACGCCTCCAGTGCGGTGCAGTTCCTCGGCCACGGCATGGACTCCGGCCAGGTGGTGCTTCCCGCGGACGGTCCGGTCAGCTGGACCGCGCACGCCGACCTGGCGGAGGCGGCCGCCGTGATCCTGGCCGACGAGGGGCGCTTCGAAGGTCCCACGCCTCCGCTGACCGCCGCGCAGGCGCTCACCTTCGCCGACCTTGCCGACCTCGCCACGGCTGTCACGGGTCGCACCATCACCCGGACCACGGCACCCGACGCCCGGTTCCGCGACGAACTGGTGGGCAACGGTGTGCCCGCCGATGCGGCCGATCAGCTGCTGGGCATCTTCGCCGCCGCCCGTGCGGGCGAGTTCTCCGCCGTCGACCCGACCCTCGCCGCCCTGATCGGCCGCGAGCCGACGGGCTTCGCCGAGGTCCTGCGCAAGCACCTGACCGCGGACGGGGTGCGCTGA
- a CDS encoding aldo/keto reductase — MSIRSLLPGRIGFGTAPLGNMFRAIPDDEAAATVQAAWDQGIRYFDTAPLYGAGLAEIRLGDVLAQQPRDEFVLSTKVGRVILDEIEDPATRELGEKGALFEHGRPNRIVNDYSADATLRSVEDSLKRLRTDRLDIVWVHDVAQDFYGDDWVSVYESARTGAFRALTRLRDEGVIKAWGLGVNKVEPLEMTLDLDEPQPDAFLLAGRYTLLDHERALQRLLPAAAAQDVDIVVGGPYSSGILAGGSHFEYAEAPADIVDKVARIKALAEENGIGIKAAALQFVLAHPAVAAAIPGATRPSRIAEDLGALAQDVPHGFWQALREERIIDRSAPVPTS; from the coding sequence ATGAGCATTCGCTCCCTCCTGCCCGGCCGCATCGGCTTCGGCACCGCCCCCCTCGGCAACATGTTCCGCGCCATCCCCGACGACGAGGCCGCCGCCACGGTGCAGGCCGCGTGGGACCAGGGCATCCGGTACTTCGACACCGCACCGCTGTACGGCGCGGGACTCGCTGAGATACGCCTCGGTGACGTCCTCGCACAGCAGCCCCGCGACGAGTTCGTCCTGTCCACCAAGGTCGGACGGGTCATCCTCGACGAGATCGAGGACCCCGCGACTCGCGAACTCGGCGAGAAGGGCGCCCTGTTCGAGCACGGCCGTCCCAACAGGATCGTGAACGACTACAGCGCCGACGCCACCCTGCGCTCCGTCGAGGACAGTCTCAAGCGTCTGAGGACGGACCGGCTCGACATCGTGTGGGTCCACGACGTCGCCCAGGACTTCTACGGCGACGACTGGGTCAGCGTCTACGAGAGCGCCCGCACCGGTGCCTTCCGGGCGCTGACGCGGCTCAGGGACGAGGGCGTGATCAAGGCCTGGGGCCTCGGCGTCAACAAGGTCGAGCCGCTGGAGATGACGCTGGACCTGGACGAGCCGCAGCCCGACGCGTTCCTGCTGGCCGGCCGGTACACGCTCCTGGACCACGAGCGGGCGCTGCAGCGGCTGCTCCCCGCCGCGGCCGCTCAGGACGTCGACATCGTCGTCGGTGGCCCGTACAGCTCCGGCATCCTCGCCGGCGGCAGTCACTTCGAGTACGCCGAGGCGCCGGCCGACATCGTCGACAAGGTCGCCCGTATCAAGGCACTGGCTGAGGAGAACGGCATCGGCATCAAGGCGGCCGCCCTCCAGTTCGTGCTGGCCCACCCCGCCGTTGCCGCGGCCATTCCCGGAGCGACCCGGCCCAGCCGCATCGCCGAGGACCTCGGCGCCCTCGCGCAGGACGTCCCGCACGGCTTCTGGCAGGCCCTCCGTGAGGAGCGGATCATCGACCGGTCCGCGCCCGTTCCCACCAGCTGA
- a CDS encoding SRPBCC family protein: MASTGTTNSTSTTITLDTPHPADRVWQVTGGFGSLPDWLPYITDSRLGEGGRLRTLTNADGGVIVERLEAFDEADRSYRYSIARAPFPVTGYLSTLRVIDRGADGARVEWSGTFTPDGVSESEAKALFEGIYRDGLAALAGTLDA, translated from the coding sequence ATGGCTTCCACCGGCACCACCAACAGCACCAGCACCACCATCACCCTCGACACCCCGCACCCCGCCGACCGGGTCTGGCAGGTCACCGGCGGCTTCGGGTCCCTGCCCGACTGGCTGCCGTACATCACGGACAGCCGGCTCGGCGAAGGCGGACGGCTGCGCACGCTGACGAACGCCGACGGCGGCGTCATCGTCGAACGCCTCGAAGCCTTCGACGAAGCGGACCGCAGCTACCGCTACTCCATCGCCCGCGCGCCGTTTCCCGTCACGGGCTACCTCTCCACCCTGCGGGTCATCGACCGGGGAGCGGACGGGGCCCGGGTGGAATGGTCGGGTACGTTCACGCCGGACGGAGTGAGCGAGAGCGAGGCGAAGGCCCTGTTCGAGGGGATCTACCGGGACGGTCTCGCCGCCTTGGCCGGGACGCTCGACGCCTGA
- the aroQ gene encoding gamma subclass chorismate mutase AroQ produces MQPTAYAVRLLISGSVAAALLAGSDAAAAPPPVAVAPSPATVTGGHHSGYAGLRLLAGLSAGRLATAFQVAAAKWGTGKPIDDPAREQQVLDTAARQARAAGADPAATVRIFRDQIEANKQVQRALHHRWDADPSRAPSRRPDLAEVRKEINRLNADLVAAIADTATVRTDRSCGGTLTAAETSVRIHDRLGHLHAKALKQALQSVCARSSFSHSA; encoded by the coding sequence ATGCAGCCGACCGCCTACGCCGTACGCCTGCTGATCTCCGGCTCGGTCGCAGCGGCTCTCCTTGCCGGTTCGGACGCGGCAGCGGCCCCGCCGCCCGTGGCCGTTGCCCCGTCGCCCGCGACCGTCACCGGAGGCCACCACAGTGGGTATGCGGGGCTTCGGCTGCTTGCCGGCCTCTCGGCCGGGCGGCTCGCCACGGCTTTCCAGGTCGCGGCCGCCAAGTGGGGGACCGGCAAGCCCATCGACGATCCTGCCCGTGAGCAGCAGGTCCTCGACACGGCTGCCCGGCAGGCGCGCGCGGCCGGAGCCGATCCGGCGGCGACGGTACGGATCTTCCGGGACCAGATCGAGGCGAACAAGCAGGTGCAGCGCGCGCTGCACCATCGCTGGGACGCCGACCCTTCCCGGGCACCCTCGCGCCGCCCGGACCTCGCAGAGGTGCGCAAGGAGATCAACCGGCTCAACGCCGACCTGGTGGCTGCGATCGCCGACACGGCGACCGTACGAACGGATCGTTCCTGCGGCGGCACGCTGACCGCCGCCGAGACATCCGTACGGATCCATGACCGCCTCGGACACCTCCACGCGAAGGCGCTGAAGCAGGCGTTGCAGTCGGTCTGCGCGCGATCCTCCTTCTCCCACTCGGCTTAG
- a CDS encoding GNAT family N-acetyltransferase has product MTHLLTAPRPDDSAALGPLQLRVWLQTYSDRAAGIDEAWIRRQRGSAATAQGVARWREFIEAAARRPDLMFCRVAREGTEIVGFVCGRRDGVVTLGPMYLLDEAQGHGLGGRMMEAFLTWAGDAAVHLWVTEFNTRAVRFYERHGFRTTGERELWRGRLPNVRMTRAAATSHEDRGRTVGDTESSGT; this is encoded by the coding sequence ATGACGCATCTACTGACCGCTCCGCGTCCTGACGACTCCGCCGCTCTGGGGCCGCTGCAACTGAGGGTATGGCTGCAGACCTACTCCGACAGGGCGGCAGGGATCGACGAGGCCTGGATCCGTCGGCAGCGTGGCTCCGCCGCCACCGCGCAAGGTGTCGCCCGGTGGCGGGAGTTCATCGAGGCGGCCGCGCGGCGACCGGACCTGATGTTCTGCCGCGTGGCCCGGGAGGGCACGGAGATCGTCGGGTTCGTGTGCGGCCGCCGGGACGGCGTGGTCACCCTCGGGCCGATGTACCTGCTGGACGAGGCCCAGGGCCACGGTCTCGGCGGCCGCATGATGGAAGCGTTTCTCACCTGGGCGGGAGACGCGGCCGTGCACCTGTGGGTCACGGAGTTCAACACGCGCGCGGTCCGCTTCTACGAGCGCCACGGATTCCGGACCACGGGCGAGCGGGAGCTCTGGCGAGGGCGACTGCCCAACGTACGGATGACCCGCGCCGCCGCCACGTCGCACGAGGATCGCGGCCGGACCGTCGGAGACACCGAATCATCCGGTACGTGA
- a CDS encoding metalloregulator ArsR/SmtB family transcription factor encodes MDALLTALADPARWRLVSLLAERPRSVGVLAQLAEARQPQTTKHLQNLERAGIVTSRRTGQRRVYALRPGPLRDLAAALGRLADAAEEEGGSHATYDRYGARVEEEQLAAEEPGWADGRSFAFLRPLAGTPELVWRHLTDVSLLARWWTPDDLRVSELVFDVRPGGRVVQEYREAEDVDGSDVTAGRAEGVVEEVRPGEHLAYRLSPLLPDGGHAFTAHVALDLRSTDTGTDLDVRWRITDSVVESAAFVAGIEIGFGQSLDKLAANLAADPRHSHINEITDITETTEITDTRSST; translated from the coding sequence ATGGACGCACTCCTCACCGCACTGGCCGACCCGGCCCGCTGGCGGCTCGTGAGCCTTCTGGCCGAACGGCCCCGTTCGGTCGGTGTCCTCGCCCAGCTGGCCGAGGCGCGGCAGCCGCAGACGACGAAGCATCTGCAGAACCTTGAGCGCGCCGGCATCGTCACCTCCCGGCGCACCGGCCAGCGCCGCGTCTACGCACTCCGCCCCGGCCCCCTGCGGGATCTGGCGGCTGCGCTCGGCCGGCTGGCCGACGCGGCGGAAGAGGAAGGCGGGTCGCATGCGACCTATGACCGTTACGGCGCCCGCGTCGAAGAGGAGCAGCTGGCCGCGGAGGAGCCGGGGTGGGCCGACGGACGCTCGTTCGCCTTCCTTCGCCCGCTGGCGGGGACCCCCGAGCTCGTCTGGCGCCACCTGACCGACGTTTCGCTGCTGGCGCGCTGGTGGACACCCGACGACCTGCGCGTCTCCGAGCTCGTCTTCGATGTGCGACCGGGTGGGCGGGTCGTCCAGGAGTACCGCGAGGCCGAGGACGTCGACGGATCCGACGTGACAGCCGGGCGCGCGGAGGGCGTCGTCGAGGAGGTGCGCCCCGGGGAGCACCTCGCCTACCGGCTCTCTCCTCTGCTGCCCGACGGCGGCCACGCCTTCACCGCCCATGTCGCCCTGGACCTGAGGTCGACCGACACGGGCACGGACCTTGACGTCCGCTGGCGGATCACCGACAGCGTGGTCGAGTCCGCGGCCTTCGTCGCAGGGATCGAGATCGGCTTCGGCCAGAGCCTCGACAAGCTTGCGGCGAACCTTGCCGCGGATCCGCGGCACTCGCACATCAACGAAATCACCGACATCACCGAAACCACTGAGATCACCGACACCAGGAGTTCGACATGA
- a CDS encoding dihydrofolate reductase family protein encodes MTGSTDRRVTANLSLTLDGRYSGPGGPADFGMIAPYVTTDVARNHLTRIWEEATTAVLGRVNAEGFLGFWPSVADDENADPRDRGYAKWLVDVEKVVFSTTLTEAPWERARVVNAPAADVITELKATGEGEILVNSSASVIKALLSADLVDRLYLMILPEIAGGGPRLFDDGLPASKWTLTTQETGRLGEMAMVYDRVR; translated from the coding sequence ATGACCGGCTCGACCGACCGCAGAGTGACCGCGAACCTGAGTCTGACCCTCGACGGGCGGTACAGCGGGCCCGGCGGCCCCGCCGACTTCGGGATGATCGCCCCGTACGTGACCACCGACGTCGCACGCAACCACCTCACCCGCATCTGGGAGGAGGCGACGACGGCGGTGCTCGGCCGGGTCAACGCCGAGGGATTCCTGGGGTTCTGGCCCTCGGTCGCCGACGACGAGAACGCCGATCCGCGCGATCGCGGCTACGCGAAGTGGCTGGTGGACGTGGAGAAGGTGGTCTTCTCCACCACGCTCACCGAGGCGCCGTGGGAACGTGCCCGTGTGGTGAACGCCCCGGCCGCGGACGTCATCACCGAACTCAAGGCCACGGGCGAGGGCGAGATCCTCGTCAACAGCAGCGCGAGCGTCATCAAGGCACTGCTCTCGGCCGACCTCGTCGACCGGCTGTACCTCATGATCCTCCCCGAGATCGCCGGGGGCGGACCGCGGCTGTTCGACGACGGACTGCCGGCTTCCAAGTGGACGCTCACCACGCAGGAGACCGGCCGGCTCGGCGAGATGGCCATGGTCTACGACCGGGTCCGCTGA